The following DNA comes from Pomacea canaliculata isolate SZHN2017 linkage group LG10, ASM307304v1, whole genome shotgun sequence.
CCGTGATGTAAGATATGACATTAATCTGAAGATAACTAATGATAATGGTAGATGATGAGCGCAATTGTTAGCAAGCTATGAGACAAaaaggttagttttatatcgcctatatctactgatgttaaaaaaaacaaacaacggaAACCAGTCAAGTTGATCTTTGAGAACTCCTCCAATAGCACCACTTCTGagacttctgaaaaaaaattttctttgtttcttaacTTTGTCCACCATTTGCTTTGTTGATAGAACGTGCGGTGATGGGACGTGGCGTCACGAATATTTTGTTCAAAACCAGTTTTACTAAAATACTTCTAAAAATGTCACCAACCCGTTTTATAGAGTGTTCTGATTTAGAGATTTATCGTATGTAACTCAGCCCAGAGGGATTCTTTTCCTGCAAAATTCAGGTTACAGGGTAGCTACCCGACTCGACAACCCCAACCCGACTCTAGGACATGTAGACTGTTTCAAATATGCATCTTGCTACTGAAGGAGAGATTATGGTGTTTATATAGACCAGGTTACTCCTCTGTGCTGGTGACGTGTGCTGCACTTTATCTGCACGACACTAGATGTCGCTAGTCGGTGGCCGTGAAAGGAGCAGAGGTGACGTGATAGCAGTAATGATTACGTGATGGAGATAGGTATAGACAAATCTTTGAATCCACATCATGTGACATGCGTGCACGGGTgtacgatatatatatacacacaatcaGGCTCACAGATATACgagagcacgcacacacatatgcacgaaCGTACACTACACATAGACAcggacacgcacgcacgtacaggAGAGTGTGTTCTTCGAGTTCTTATTCGTGACCCCAGAGCGTGGCATAGCAAACAGTCGACCTTTTGGCTGTGGGGTGTACCCAGTGTCTCAGTTACATAAGGGACGACAACCCAACAAACAGACGACCATTGCGAGAAGAAGTTGTTGTAACTGTAGCATCCTGAATACTGCAACATGACTTTGACTTCGGAAAAGTCTGAGGTAAGTTTTCAGCCCCAGAcatattttacaacaataatTCAAGTCGCTTTCACGAGTTCACTTTCATGCACGGATTTATAAACATGACTTTCTATCATGTAAACAGATTGAAACTACTTGGAATAAAAATCTTTCAGATTGAATGAACTGAATAAGATAAAGCTCAGTTATCATAACATATTCAAAAATGGATGTCAAACTCATTGCATTACACACCGAGAAATTAATGATGTTGGAAATCAAAGGAAATTAAAGGAGATGTTACCGAGGGTTGCCTGATTAATTAACTCAAACTTGAGTCTCGTGTTGCAGAAACTCAGTGTGCAAAATGAGAAAGAGGTGTTCCAGAACTCCTTGGCCGCTCGTGGTGACAGTCATCTGCACCCTGTCTGGGCAAGTGGCTACTGGACTTAGTGGGTCGGCCCTCAACTCACCACGGGACGTAAGAAGGCTATGTAAAGATCGCATCATACAGTACGACTTAAGTCCAATTGACAATTTGCTCCACAGTTAGTCTAACCGTCAACGATGTAGGTTTTGTCAAGTTTTGGTCGATCTATAAAAAGCTAGAAGGACGGTGTGAAATTTAAAACATCTTCACCTGATTAGTTTGAAGAGATTTTGACTAGTTTGTTTGAGTCTGGCAGTGACAGCACGGGTGGTTGGTGGGAGGCAAAAGATGTAGTTGGCttagagaaaaataacttttttctttgttcaaaattgGCTTTGCAGTTTATAAAGCACTTTATGAACGAGACAGCTATATCACGTGGTCAAGGCCCACTATCTGATGATCGTCTGACGTCTTACTACGCTCTCTTGTCGGCCCTCGTGCCCCTTGGTTCCGTTATTGGCTCACCACTGACTCAGTACACAGCGGATGCCATAGGAAGGTACATTGAATACTGCTAATCTGCTCATGATTACACTTTGTaactactgtgtgtgtgtgtaagcgttCAAAtcaataagtaaacaaatattctagAACGCATTTTCcactaaataaacatatatatttctCATTTCATGAAATGAAGGAAGATGCTGCTGCTGGTCTCTGCTGTTCTGGGCGTGGTGGCTGCACTGCTTGATGGGGCTGACAGTGGAGGCCAGGGCCCCGGAAATGCTGTTTGTGGGGCGAGCGTTGGCAGGCGTGATGTGCGGTGCGAGTGCTTTTTCTCGTCACATGATTTCGCATACTAAGTGGCatcttttacaaacaaaaaaaaaaaaaataaaaaataaaaataataataataaaaagggtGGGTGGTAAGGGTCGGTAACCGCCTCGTGCTCTGAACGAAGGGAGATAGCTACATAGGCACCGAATGGCAGCCATCTAGAGCAGACCttggcaaaggccggcccgcgagccggatgcggcccgcctcctgtctctgaccggcccgcccgctggccctcccgccagtatatatactatatatacagtattgggtaaaactgagttaactatattagtcccgccctctaaaaccatcccaatttctcatgcggccccttgggaaaattaattgtccACCCCTTATCTAGAGgataactttttatattttattttcagttttcttggcTCATTCACAACCATGCAACTGACATTACGAGGACTCGACCTGACTGTTTACTACAACATTTGATTTGTGAAAATCATTTCGTGCTGAAACGAATCTGAacttacaatttcttttttaacagaattattcaaggattaaaaaaaattgatcaaaGCACTATATTCCTTGTGTGTTAGTTTATATGATTAATCTCTCGCTTTAGCTTGTCTGATCTTTTGCTTCGCACCGCTTCCCACTTTAtaattcttaattttcttttttgaaacgCATCAGGTATTGCAGCAAGCTTGCCACCATTCTACATGGCCGAAGTAATGCCTCGGCATCTGGTTGGCCATGTTATGGTTGGCAACATGTTGTGTGTCATGTCCGGGGTTCTTATCATGGGGATCATCAGCATTAACGAGATTCTTGCAACATCCGAGCTGTGGCCCGGTATAACTGGTGAGCTCTTTCACAAAGAAGTTTGTATTCTTTTCAAGACTGTAAGTGGAGCTTTGTGGGGTTAGAGGAGGAGGCTGGCAGTCTGGAACCAAGTGTAGGACATGTCACTACATGGTTATTGACTAGCAGTCCTCgtaaatgtgtatatattttggaaaacatgataaaataatCACAAGATATACGAATTTTGTCTATCTATATCTCTGCCTGCACAGAAATCCACAGAGGAACGTAGTAAATATCGTAACAGATGGACTGATGAACATCAGACACAAAACTTGACGCAGATCAACGGACAAATATGAAAGCAAGGGAGAGCAGTCACCCTCTATCCAGTTGAATGTCTTAATGTGTTCAACACCTTCTTGTCATCAGCTGCCTCCGGTGTCGTGTGTGTAGTCCAGTTGATTCTCCTCCCCTGGGTGGTGGAAAGTCCATCCTTTCTTCTCTTCGTCAAGAACAAAGAAGACTCCGCTCTTAAAGGTGATGCGATATGTCAGCACCAGGTATCGTCAGAACTCAAAAAGAAGTGGTTTCAGTTTCAAACTCTATACATTGTATCTAAAGCTAACaatattaattgtaaaatttgctttagcagtattttctttcttttaaagaaacatttaacgAGAGGGTTGTAGTCTATTCCGTCATGATGTCGATGTGTGGTCTGATTGGTTATTTGATCCCTCTATGTTTGCTCGCAGCTTTACAGAAATTACGAGGAACAATGAACGTGCAGGTGGAGCTGTCTGACATGAAAGCTTTTTCAGCACATAAAAAGACACAGGTAAGttgtttacaaaagtcatgGATACAAACACGCTCCCGGCCACTTCCAGCAAGAACTAACCCACACCTGAACTTCACCATAGTGTGTCTGTAATAAGTGTGAAGGGATGACAGACACTGGCGACTCtgacgatgaagacgatgaCTCCTGTTTGCCTTAACATATTTCTGGCAGTGTTCAAGTGCCAACTCCTGTTCTTGGTTCCATTCTGCGGAAAACCctggacaggaaaaaaatcagcGTATCCCTTTTAGTCTTGATGTTAtataatcactttttaaaagctATGGACATCATGCAATGTCGATGAAGATTTTTGGTGTACAAGTAAGAAAAATTGGTtatagagaattttttttatagatgtcactattgaaatattttaagaaaactgcTTTGCATGCAGATGGCAGTATGACACATATTGTTACAATGCTATCCTGTGTGCAGACGAGAATATTACACATAATGTTAATACTCAGAGTAAAGTATCCTATGTGCAGGGGACACTATTACATATATTGTTACAGTTTTCATTGTAAACTATCCTGTGTGCAGGTGACAGTGTTACATATATTGTTACAGTTTTCATTGTAAACTATCCTGTGTGCAGGTGACACTATTACATATATTGTTACAGTTTTCATTGTAAAGTATCCTATGTACAGGGGACATAATTACATATATTGTTACAGTTTTCATTGTAGAGTATCCTGTGTGCAGGTGACACTATTACATATATTGTTACAGTTTTCATTGTAAACTATCCTGTGTGCAGGTGACACTATTACATATATTGTTACAGTTTTCATTGTAAAGTATCCTATGTACAGGGGACATAATTACATATATTGTTACAGTTTTCATTGTAGAGTATGTTCATTGTAGGTGACACTATTACATATATTGTTACAGTTTTCATTGTAAACTATCCTGTGTGCAGGTGACACTATTACATATATTGTTACAGTTTTCATTGTAAAGTATCCTATGTACAGGGGACATAATTACATATATTGTTACAGTTTTCATTGTAGAGTATCCTGTGTGCAGGTGACACTATTACATATATTGTTACAGTTTTCATTGTAAAGTATCCTATGTACAGGGGACATAATTACATATATTGTTACAGTTTTCATTGTAGAGTATCCTGTGTGCAGGTGACAGTGTTACGACTGCTGACGACGAGGTCACACCTACGTTCTGTCATTCTCATGGTCGGCTCTTTCGTTTGCTCATTTTTCACCGGCATCGTGATTGTGAGTTTTTCCTGTTAAATAACAAGTTCTGTCGTCATTGGCATTCTTCTAGTGTATTTTGTATAAAGGTGTGCTACAGGTATCGTTCTACTCACACACCGTGTTCTGTGCCATAGGTGGCGTTCTATTCTGTGAGTGTGCTGAAGTCAGCGGGGCTGTCGGAGCGCGTGGCCAGGTACATGACCCCAGCATTTGTTGTCGTCGGCGTCAGCGTGTCGATCATCCTTCTCTTTTTCGTCGCTCGACTGAGGCGACGGGTCATGATGCTGGGCGGCCTGGCGGGGATGCTCGTGGCTGAGGTCGTCCTCACTATAGCCCTCTGGTACCAGGTATCGCTATAAAGACTTATTTTCAATGCGCGGGTGTGTTAGTCTGTATGTCTTTCTTGGCCAAGCTTGTCTTCATTTAAATATTGCTAACTACGTGGCAAGAGCTTGCAATGCAAATCCTGTCCTATAATCAAGATCAAGTAATTAAGtttataatgaataaaaaatgttctgagATCAATATTACCccctccaaaaataaatatcgcgcttctttctgtccttcccTAGGATCAAGTAACGTGGCTCTCGACCGTTGCTGTCGTCTGCGTTTTCATGATAGCCTTGTTTCACGCCGCCGGACCAGGTTTGTGTGATGCGAACTTTGTGCTTCATAGGGATGCAAACTCATTCCtacatttgttttgtacatAACATCCAAATATACAGTTGTATGCTTCAACAACCagctaggcgagttcttcgcgatgacgatcggggtccgtcaagggtgcctactctctcccatcctttttaacatcttccttgaaaaaatcatgcaagaaaccctccacaaccaccttacctcaatctccattggtggcagacccctgtgcaacctacgctttgcagatgacattgacctcatggcaggcagtaacaacgaacttcaggatttgacggacagactctccaggcgagcgggggcctatggcatggaaataagctcagaaaaagcaaagtaatgattatttccaccaccgacaacagcagcaacatcgtcatgaacggccagaaactggaggaggtcaacagctttcaagtacttgggtgccaccctgactagagatggttgctgtacagcagagatccgtatcaggattggtatggcaacatccgcaatgtccaggctggacaggatcttgcgaagcaactcaatcagcttcagtaccaagcacaggctgtacaagtctctcgtagtgtcaatccttctctacggctgcgagacttggacgctgcttgccgcaacggagaAGAAACTCCAgacctttgagaacaagtgcctgagaaagctgctccgcatctcgtaccgcgaacacaagaccaacgcatacgtacggagcaccgtaacctctctcgtgggcccacatgagccccttctggcaacagtgaagcggcgcaagctcgcctggttcggtcacgtcacccgccacaacaccctgtccaagacgatcctacaaggaacctcgaaggagccgtcgtcgtggtcgtccgaggaaaagctggtcaccaacatcaaagaatgga
Coding sequences within:
- the LOC112574472 gene encoding solute carrier family 2, facilitated glucose transporter member 3-like — encoded protein: MGLTVEARAPEMLFVGRALAGVMCGIAASLPPFYMAEVMPRHLVGHVMVGNMLCVMSGVLIMGIISINEILATSELWPGITAASGVVCVVQLILLPWVVESPSFLLFVKNKEDSALKALQKLRGTMNVQVELSDMKAFSAHKKTQVTVLRLLTTRSHLRSVILMVGSFVCSFFTGIVIVAFYSVSVLKSAGLSERVARYMTPAFVVVGVSVSIILLFFVARLRRRVMMLGGLAGMLVAEVVLTIALWYQDQVTWLSTVAVVCVFMIALFHAAGPAQVPWILLPEIFDAEARGAASSIGVTVMNASSFVMTYVFPMLQEYSGAYSILLFVGTSTFFFVFIFFLQPETVGRFAKEKEETEYTVEGQQERTRL